A stretch of the Prochlorococcus marinus str. MIT 0918 genome encodes the following:
- a CDS encoding 16S rRNA (cytosine(967)-C(5))-methyltransferase: protein MAVWEILQAVASGAYSDVAIERTFRKYSLTEVDRAFVMELSCGAIRQRLFLDSWIDYLGKVPALKQPPLLRWLLHIGMYQIFFMQRVPISAIVNTSVELSKERNLGHLSKVVNAILRRAMRAHENGETLPIRGNKVEQFAKSFSIPIWLAQGLIDWRGEAKALITAQALNKPPSIDLRVNRMKSDVKNVQEKFKSLGFKSHSIEGSPYGIEVVSSFGDLREWPGYREGEWSVQDRSAQWVAPLLEAKPGERILDACAAPGGKTTHIAELVDDSSEVWAVDRSSNRLKTTSSNVDRLGFNCVNFLKADSSSLLERFPSWRGYFDRILLDAPCSGLGTLARNPDARWKITPSKITELVRVQSKLLENLLPLLKVGGRIVYSTCTFHPKENFFQIENLMSLHHYLRLISQKQIWPGEEYGDGFYAAIIDI from the coding sequence ATGGCAGTATGGGAGATTCTCCAAGCTGTAGCAAGTGGCGCATATTCTGATGTTGCAATCGAACGTACTTTTCGGAAATATTCTTTAACTGAAGTAGATAGAGCTTTTGTCATGGAATTGTCTTGTGGTGCAATTCGTCAACGTTTGTTTTTGGATAGTTGGATTGATTATTTAGGAAAGGTACCTGCTCTTAAACAGCCACCTCTCTTACGTTGGTTGCTTCATATAGGCATGTATCAAATTTTTTTTATGCAAAGAGTTCCTATTTCTGCAATAGTTAATACAAGTGTCGAACTATCAAAAGAAAGGAACTTAGGACATCTTTCTAAAGTAGTTAATGCAATATTACGTCGTGCGATGAGAGCCCATGAGAATGGGGAGACGCTACCCATTAGGGGGAACAAAGTAGAACAATTTGCGAAATCTTTTTCAATTCCTATATGGCTAGCTCAGGGGTTAATTGATTGGAGAGGAGAAGCTAAAGCATTGATAACGGCTCAAGCGTTGAATAAACCCCCTTCTATTGATCTAAGAGTTAATAGAATGAAGTCTGATGTTAAAAATGTGCAAGAAAAATTTAAAAGTTTGGGTTTTAAAAGTCATTCTATAGAGGGATCCCCTTATGGTATAGAAGTCGTTTCTAGTTTTGGAGACTTACGAGAATGGCCTGGATATAGAGAAGGGGAATGGTCTGTTCAAGATAGATCTGCACAGTGGGTAGCACCTTTACTTGAAGCTAAGCCTGGTGAGCGTATTCTTGATGCGTGCGCAGCCCCTGGAGGGAAAACAACGCATATAGCAGAGCTGGTCGATGACTCTAGTGAGGTTTGGGCAGTAGATCGTTCTTCTAATCGTTTGAAAACGACTTCTTCTAATGTCGATCGACTTGGCTTCAATTGTGTTAATTTTCTCAAGGCTGATTCTTCCTCATTATTGGAAAGATTCCCTTCCTGGAGAGGTTATTTTGACAGAATCTTATTAGATGCTCCATGCTCAGGATTAGGCACTTTGGCAAGAAATCCTGATGCAAGATGGAAGATTACACCTTCTAAAATTACAGAATTAGTTCGGGTTCAATCAAAATTATTAGAAAACCTTTTGCCGTTATTAAAGGTAGGAGGACGCATTGTCTATTCCACTTGTACGTTTCATCCAAAAGAGAATTTTTTTCAGATTGAAAATTTAATGTCACTTCATCATTATTTACGGCTAATCAGTCAAAAGCAAATATGGCCTGGTGAAGAATATGGCGACGGATTTTATGCTGCGATTATTGACATTTGA
- a CDS encoding transglycosylase domain-containing protein, whose amino-acid sequence MKRTISNCLFILTSSIAIGSITAISENFISLTVDSFLPEISKINEFSRPGTITLLDNDGEIIQKIGAVSREKVAPGEMPTLIKKAFIASEDRRFYNHKGVDLLGISRAIITNIRKRSVVEGASTITQQLARIIFLNQERTLKRKLKEITLAYKLERELTKGEIIEQYLNNVYLGSGAYGISDAAWIYFKKKPENLSLSEIALIAGITPAPSLFSPLVNSDLALKRRSMVLQKMYLEKFISKEELSSALTSPLILQPAIPKYSISKAPFFTSWAQQSLPYLLTKEQLEIGGLQIHTSLILDWQLKAKDILLNYSPKDTNGAIVAIEPNTGLIRVLVGGKNFYQNQFNRATQALRSPGSTFKIFTYAAAINEGYKPEDVLFDTPRCWYGYCPKNFGGKYYGEISLIKALANSLNTVAVDLLSKVGFKKVISIANSFGIGQDRVLGRYYSLAIGANEETVLNMTAAYAGFTNRGRYIKPSPIKEIKSSNNKILWSQEINIKKSTIAIPIKVADTINWMLRKVVTEGSGVAASLKDREVAGKTGTSEGNRDLWFIGSIPQLSTGVWFGKDNNEIIDGTSGDAAYAWRKFMEGINNDLKILKFPDPPLKVN is encoded by the coding sequence GTGAAAAGAACAATTAGTAATTGTCTATTCATACTCACAAGCTCTATAGCAATAGGATCAATAACAGCCATATCTGAGAATTTTATCAGTTTAACAGTAGATTCTTTCCTCCCTGAGATTAGTAAAATCAATGAATTCAGTCGACCTGGTACTATTACACTCCTAGACAATGATGGGGAAATTATTCAAAAGATTGGAGCTGTATCAAGAGAAAAAGTTGCCCCAGGTGAGATGCCAACCTTAATAAAAAAGGCCTTTATAGCATCTGAAGATCGAAGGTTTTATAATCATAAAGGGGTAGATTTATTAGGCATAAGTAGAGCAATAATCACTAACATTCGTAAGAGATCAGTAGTTGAAGGTGCTAGTACAATTACACAACAATTAGCAAGAATAATTTTCCTAAATCAAGAAAGAACATTAAAACGCAAACTAAAAGAAATTACCCTTGCCTACAAACTTGAAAGAGAGTTAACCAAAGGAGAAATAATCGAACAATATCTTAACAATGTTTATTTAGGATCTGGAGCATATGGAATTTCTGATGCAGCATGGATCTACTTTAAGAAGAAACCTGAGAATCTATCCCTGTCAGAAATTGCTCTTATAGCTGGCATTACTCCTGCTCCATCATTATTTTCTCCTCTAGTTAATAGTGACTTAGCACTAAAACGTAGATCAATGGTTCTGCAAAAGATGTACCTAGAAAAATTCATATCAAAAGAAGAATTATCAAGCGCCTTAACAAGTCCCTTAATTCTTCAACCAGCAATCCCAAAATATTCAATTAGCAAAGCTCCTTTTTTTACTAGCTGGGCTCAACAAAGTCTCCCTTATTTGCTCACAAAAGAACAACTTGAGATTGGAGGTCTGCAAATTCATACAAGTCTTATTCTAGATTGGCAGCTAAAGGCAAAAGATATTCTCCTCAATTACAGTCCTAAAGATACTAATGGAGCCATTGTTGCAATTGAACCTAATACAGGTCTCATTAGGGTGCTCGTGGGAGGGAAAAACTTTTATCAAAACCAATTCAACCGAGCCACTCAAGCACTTAGATCACCAGGTTCTACTTTTAAAATATTTACTTACGCAGCAGCTATTAACGAAGGTTATAAGCCAGAAGATGTTCTTTTTGATACGCCTAGATGCTGGTATGGGTATTGTCCAAAGAATTTTGGCGGTAAGTATTATGGTGAAATTTCATTAATCAAAGCCTTAGCTAATTCATTAAATACTGTTGCAGTTGATCTTTTGTCAAAAGTAGGTTTTAAGAAAGTAATATCGATAGCAAATAGTTTTGGAATTGGCCAAGACCGAGTTCTAGGGAGGTATTACTCTTTGGCAATAGGAGCAAATGAAGAAACGGTTCTTAATATGACAGCTGCTTATGCCGGTTTTACCAATAGAGGAAGATATATAAAACCATCTCCAATAAAAGAAATCAAATCATCTAATAACAAAATCTTGTGGAGTCAAGAAATAAATATAAAAAAAAGTACTATAGCTATTCCAATCAAAGTGGCCGATACAATAAATTGGATGTTAAGAAAAGTTGTCACCGAAGGGTCTGGCGTAGCTGCATCACTAAAGGATCGGGAAGTTGCAGGAAAAACTGGGACATCTGAAGGAAATCGTGACCTCTGGTTTATTGGTTCAATACCTCAACTTTCAACTGGAGTTTGGTTTGGGAAAGACAACAACGAAATCATCGATGGTACTAGCGGGGACGCTGCTTATGCATGGAGAAAATTTATGGAGGGAATTAATAATGATCTAAAAATTTTAAAATTTCCCGACCCACCTTTAAAAGTCAATTAA
- the chlG gene encoding chlorophyll synthase ChlG encodes MSDARQLLGIKGGSETKNIWKLRLQLMKPITWIPLLWGVICGGAASGNYHWNLSNFLAAIACMVMSGPLLAGYTQTINDYYDREIDAINEPNRPIPSGAISLTQVRVQIWLLLLLGLAFGYGLDLWANHSIPSVFFLALGGSFVSYIYSAPPLKLKQNGWLGNYALGASYIALPWWAGQALFGHLTWTTALLTLAYSLAGLGIAIINDFKSVEGDKALGLQSLPVVFGIKNASYISAAMIDIFQLAMAVVLITIGQHFASVILILLIIPQITFQDIWLIRDPLEFDVKYQASAQPFLILGMLVTALAIGHSSLV; translated from the coding sequence GTGAGTGATGCCCGTCAGCTCCTTGGGATCAAAGGAGGCTCAGAAACTAAAAACATCTGGAAGTTGCGCCTGCAGCTTATGAAACCTATCACTTGGATCCCTTTGTTGTGGGGAGTTATTTGTGGTGGTGCGGCCAGTGGGAATTACCATTGGAACTTAAGTAATTTTTTAGCTGCCATAGCATGCATGGTAATGAGTGGGCCTCTATTAGCAGGATATACTCAAACTATTAATGACTACTACGATAGAGAAATTGATGCGATAAACGAGCCAAACAGGCCTATCCCATCAGGAGCGATTTCTCTTACTCAAGTTAGAGTACAGATTTGGTTACTACTTTTATTAGGACTAGCTTTTGGATATGGCCTTGATCTATGGGCAAATCATTCAATCCCATCTGTATTTTTTTTGGCCCTAGGAGGTTCTTTTGTAAGTTATATATATTCTGCACCACCATTAAAACTGAAACAAAATGGATGGCTTGGCAATTATGCACTTGGAGCAAGTTATATAGCACTTCCATGGTGGGCAGGGCAGGCACTATTTGGCCATCTAACTTGGACAACCGCACTATTAACACTTGCTTATAGTTTGGCAGGTTTAGGTATTGCAATAATTAATGATTTTAAAAGCGTAGAAGGAGACAAGGCATTAGGCCTTCAATCATTACCAGTAGTTTTTGGAATTAAAAATGCTAGTTATATTAGTGCAGCCATGATTGATATTTTTCAACTCGCAATGGCTGTAGTATTAATAACTATTGGGCAACATTTTGCTTCAGTAATTTTAATTCTTTTAATTATTCCACAAATAACTTTTCAAGATATTTGGCTAATTCGTGATCCTTTAGAGTTTGATGTTAAATATCAAGCAAGTGCACAACCTTTTTTAATACTTGGCATGTTAGTTACTGCATTAGCAATAGGTCATAGTTCACTTGTTTAA
- a CDS encoding DUF2862 domain-containing protein — protein MPQSINLTKIGSRIKIDLDKVQDRISGDLMKKISTDPRGTVLDYKMTDGGGVGLVVKLADGTNNWFFENEIGRG, from the coding sequence ATGCCCCAATCAATAAACCTTACAAAAATAGGCTCCAGAATCAAAATTGACCTTGACAAAGTTCAAGATCGTATATCTGGTGATCTCATGAAAAAAATCTCAACTGATCCTAGGGGGACAGTTTTAGACTACAAAATGACTGATGGCGGAGGAGTAGGATTAGTAGTTAAACTTGCTGACGGAACAAATAATTGGTTTTTTGAAAATGAAATTGGACGAGGCTGA
- the hisF gene encoding imidazole glycerol phosphate synthase subunit HisF yields MVALRLIPCLDVAKGRVVKGVNFVGLRDAGDPVELANRYSQEGADELVFLDIAASHEARATLIDIVCRTAESVTIPFTVGGGISSINGITELLRAGADKVSLNSSAVKNPDLICKGANQFGSQCIVVAIDAKKRKEGNPGWDVFINGGRKNTGLDVLTWAKKIAKLGAGEILLTSMDGDGTQQGYDLELTRTIAEAVSIPVIASGGAGSLEDILKAFQRGKASAALLASLLHDQDLTIDQIKKYLLSKNLLIRPTNY; encoded by the coding sequence ATGGTTGCTCTTCGTTTAATTCCGTGTCTTGATGTTGCAAAAGGCAGAGTTGTAAAAGGCGTTAATTTTGTTGGGCTCAGAGATGCTGGAGACCCTGTAGAGCTTGCAAATCGCTATAGCCAAGAGGGTGCTGATGAATTGGTCTTTCTTGATATTGCTGCTAGTCATGAAGCAAGAGCTACTTTGATTGATATTGTTTGTAGAACTGCTGAGTCTGTAACTATTCCTTTTACAGTTGGAGGTGGAATTAGTTCAATTAATGGAATCACTGAACTCTTAAGAGCGGGCGCTGACAAGGTAAGTTTAAATTCTTCTGCTGTGAAAAACCCTGATTTGATTTGTAAAGGGGCTAATCAATTCGGTTCACAATGCATTGTTGTTGCAATAGATGCAAAAAAGAGGAAAGAAGGTAATCCTGGTTGGGATGTTTTTATTAATGGTGGAAGAAAAAATACAGGGTTGGATGTTTTAACTTGGGCGAAGAAGATTGCAAAACTTGGAGCAGGAGAAATACTTTTAACTTCGATGGATGGAGATGGAACGCAACAGGGATATGACTTAGAATTAACAAGAACTATAGCCGAAGCAGTTTCTATTCCTGTCATTGCCTCAGGAGGTGCAGGATCTCTTGAAGATATCCTTAAGGCTTTTCAGAGGGGAAAGGCTTCTGCAGCGCTTTTGGCTTCTTTATTACATGATCAGGATTTAACTATTGATCAGATTAAAAAATATCTTTTAAGTAAGAATCTTTTAATACGTCCAACTAATTATTAA